One stretch of Tepidibacter hydrothermalis DNA includes these proteins:
- a CDS encoding DHH family phosphoesterase, which translates to MRDKLYLKFKSQEFNINIISIFLMSFIILYYNFYLGGISFIVLIYLMYYNFNLKYKKKREWIQTMEELSLEIDDTIKQTVLKLPIPVCILEFDESISWYNKKFNNMVNKDNIFHKNIKEIMPNLSLRKKLNETKEFYTEVEFDNKKYTVVYNIVKIKKDKEIKYVIVMYWLDKTEYVKLLNKYEDEKSVIALVQIDGYDEVLESANLDVRPLINAELERKLNTWAVSLNGALRRNTKDKYTLIIDSKNLKDLEQDKFTVLDEIRDIDYGNTLPLTLSIGIGSMGDTHEQNLKYATSALDLALGRGGDQAVIKRKDKSIFYGGKSKAVEKKNKVRARLIAYALKELILEADDIYIMGHKYPDLDAIGAGIGIYNICKSLNKDSNIVIQSSNSSIDLFMERVKEDDNYSDVFISREDAIRNCKRNSLVVVVDTHRPNFTECEELLKISEKIAVVDHHRRGVEFIDNAVLMYHETYASSTCEMVTELIQYIDSKSSIDNLGADALLAGITLDTKNFTFKTGVRTFEAAAMLRKLGGDTTSVKKLFQGDLENFIVKSQIIKNSQMIDDIIAISVCEDGIGNPKLVSAQAADELLNIKGIRASFVLGKDKDDTVFISARSLGDINVHIFMEKLGGGGHIDVAGAQLKDISIEDTVKILKELILDYLKEE; encoded by the coding sequence ATGAGAGATAAGCTATATTTAAAATTTAAATCTCAAGAGTTTAATATCAATATAATAAGTATATTTTTAATGAGTTTTATAATACTTTATTATAATTTTTACTTAGGTGGAATTTCTTTTATCGTGCTGATTTATTTAATGTATTATAATTTCAATCTTAAATATAAGAAAAAGAGAGAATGGATTCAAACTATGGAAGAATTATCTCTTGAAATTGATGATACAATAAAGCAAACTGTACTTAAATTGCCTATACCTGTATGTATACTTGAATTTGATGAAAGTATAAGTTGGTATAATAAGAAATTTAATAATATGGTTAATAAAGACAATATATTTCATAAAAACATAAAAGAAATTATGCCTAATTTAAGCTTGAGAAAAAAATTAAATGAGACAAAAGAATTTTACACTGAAGTTGAATTTGATAATAAAAAGTACACCGTGGTGTATAATATAGTTAAGATTAAAAAAGATAAAGAGATTAAATATGTAATAGTTATGTATTGGTTAGATAAAACCGAATATGTTAAACTATTAAATAAATATGAAGATGAAAAATCTGTTATAGCTTTAGTTCAAATAGATGGATACGACGAGGTTTTAGAAAGTGCAAACTTAGATGTTAGACCTCTTATTAATGCTGAACTAGAGAGAAAGTTAAATACTTGGGCTGTAAGCTTAAATGGAGCTTTAAGAAGAAACACCAAAGATAAATATACTTTAATAATAGATTCTAAGAATCTTAAAGATTTAGAACAAGATAAGTTTACTGTATTAGATGAAATAAGGGATATAGATTATGGAAATACGCTACCATTAACTCTTAGTATAGGTATAGGATCTATGGGTGATACTCATGAACAAAATCTTAAGTATGCTACTAGTGCTCTTGATTTAGCACTTGGAAGAGGTGGAGATCAGGCGGTTATAAAAAGAAAAGATAAGTCTATCTTCTACGGTGGAAAATCAAAGGCTGTAGAAAAAAAGAATAAGGTTAGAGCAAGACTTATAGCTTATGCTTTAAAGGAATTGATACTTGAAGCAGATGATATATATATTATGGGTCATAAATATCCAGATTTAGATGCTATAGGAGCAGGTATTGGAATATATAATATATGTAAATCATTGAATAAAGATTCAAATATAGTTATTCAATCATCTAATTCTTCTATAGATTTGTTTATGGAAAGGGTTAAAGAAGATGATAATTATAGTGATGTCTTTATATCAAGAGAAGATGCTATAAGAAATTGTAAAAGAAATAGTTTGGTTGTAGTTGTTGATACTCATAGGCCTAATTTTACTGAATGCGAAGAATTACTTAAGATATCTGAAAAAATAGCTGTTGTAGATCACCACAGAAGAGGTGTGGAGTTCATAGATAATGCGGTTTTAATGTATCATGAAACATATGCATCATCTACATGTGAGATGGTTACAGAGCTAATACAGTATATAGATAGTAAATCTAGTATAGATAATTTAGGAGCAGATGCGTTACTTGCTGGAATAACTTTAGATACTAAGAATTTCACATTTAAGACTGGAGTTAGAACATTTGAAGCTGCTGCTATGCTTAGGAAGTTAGGCGGAGATACAACATCTGTAAAGAAATTATTCCAAGGAGATTTAGAAAATTTCATTGTAAAGTCCCAAATAATAAAGAATTCCCAAATGATAGATGATATTATAGCTATTTCTGTTTGTGAGGATGGTATTGGAAATCCTAAGTTAGTATCAGCTCAGGCTGCAGATGAACTTCTGAATATAAAAGGAATAAGAGCATCTTTTGTATTGGGAAAAGATAAAGATGATACAGTATTCATAAGTGCAAGATCACTAGGCGATATAAATGTACATATATTCATGGAAAAATTAGGCGGAGGGGGACATATAGATGTTGCAGGAGCTCAGCTTAAAGATATTTCTATTGAAGATACAGTTAAAATATTAAAAGAATTGATATTAGACTATTTAAAGGAGGAGTAA
- a CDS encoding DUF2232 domain-containing protein has product MIQINDSKKLAEVSILSTIGIVFALASTYIPFLSMFFMFNGIPYTIISARCGIRYSIMSLFISLMILMLTTGPISALMFALVFVPSIFIGYNIYKNKNPFKNIGLGSLFFILLMMLYIKLSIIIFNVDIVKLFNDMLIKTINVEKDLINSLGIKVNEKELNNLIESFSIYLPSMLVVIPSIVISFMNYYISAFILKRIKKDENLLPEVKDFSLPGNIPVGIVFIYVATLIIKYIDGIYYESIVMNLEMVILTLFLIQGACVYSYFLDKINIRKGTKGFLIIISFIIKPIVLIITIIGMLDSAMNFRKIRR; this is encoded by the coding sequence TTGATACAAATTAATGATAGTAAAAAATTGGCTGAAGTTTCTATATTATCTACTATAGGTATAGTGTTTGCTTTAGCATCTACGTATATTCCATTTTTAAGTATGTTTTTTATGTTTAATGGGATACCATATACGATAATATCAGCTAGATGTGGGATAAGATATTCAATTATGAGCTTGTTTATATCATTGATGATTTTGATGTTAACGACTGGTCCTATATCTGCGCTTATGTTTGCTTTAGTGTTTGTTCCGTCTATTTTTATAGGATATAATATTTATAAAAATAAGAATCCATTCAAAAATATAGGACTTGGGAGCTTATTCTTTATATTACTTATGATGTTATATATTAAGTTATCTATAATTATATTTAATGTAGATATAGTTAAGCTGTTTAATGATATGTTAATTAAAACTATAAATGTTGAAAAAGATTTGATAAACAGCTTGGGTATAAAAGTGAATGAAAAAGAATTAAATAATTTAATAGAATCTTTTTCTATATATCTTCCTAGTATGTTAGTTGTTATACCATCTATAGTTATTTCATTTATGAATTATTACATATCGGCATTTATATTGAAGAGAATAAAAAAAGATGAAAATTTATTACCTGAAGTAAAAGACTTTTCTTTGCCAGGGAATATACCTGTTGGAATAGTTTTCATATATGTAGCTACTTTGATCATAAAATATATAGACGGAATTTACTATGAGTCTATAGTTATGAATTTAGAAATGGTAATACTTACTTTGTTTTTGATCCAAGGAGCTTGTGTTTATAGTTATTTCTTAGATAAAATAAATATAAGAAAAGGAACTAAAGGTTTTTTGATTATAATATCTTTTATTATAAAACCCATAGTTCTTATAATAACTATAATAGGTATGTTGGATTCGGCAATGAATTTTAGAAAGATAAGAAGGTAA
- a CDS encoding MazG-like family protein → MKIDRDLDVTKNIKIIEWLKTEILSSVSALYEIMLKGASYTDETIQDILANIIMVTYLLGKRLGFSFTNIDKKIKEKIVRAINDDHKVEKWYGDLSELKDYVKLRE, encoded by the coding sequence TTGAAAATAGATAGAGATCTTGACGTAACTAAAAATATAAAGATTATAGAATGGTTAAAAACAGAGATTTTAAGTAGCGTATCAGCTTTATATGAGATTATGCTAAAAGGAGCTAGTTATACAGATGAAACTATTCAAGATATTCTAGCTAATATAATAATGGTTACTTACTTACTTGGAAAAAGGTTAGGCTTTAGCTTTACTAATATAGATAAAAAAATAAAAGAGAAGATAGTAAGAGCTATAAATGATGATCACAAAGTTGAAAAATGGTATGGTGATTTGAGTGAGCTTAAAGATTATGTAAAGCTTAGGGAGTGA
- the rpsR gene encoding 30S ribosomal protein S18 — MMNKKRRRRKKVCSFCADKNVKIDYKNTGKLSKYVTERGKILPRRISGICAKHQRELTVAIKRARNIALLPYTID; from the coding sequence ATGATGAATAAAAAAAGACGTCGTAGAAAAAAAGTTTGTTCTTTCTGCGCTGATAAAAACGTTAAAATAGATTACAAAAATACAGGAAAATTAAGCAAGTATGTAACAGAAAGAGGTAAAATATTACCAAGAAGAATTTCTGGAATATGTGCTAAGCATCAAAGAGAATTAACTGTAGCTATAAAAAGAGCTAGAAATATAGCACTTTTACCATACACAATAGATTAA
- a CDS encoding single-stranded DNA-binding protein yields the protein MNCVVLVGRLTKDPELRYIAGTGKPVATFSIAVNRSYVNKEGKREADFFNIVVWGKPGENCANYLAKGRQVAIKGALQTRSYETQNGDRRYVTEVVAERVEFLESKGRSENQAPSNTGFEKTFEPVGLDTGGFQALDDDDIPF from the coding sequence ATGAATTGTGTTGTATTGGTGGGTAGGTTGACTAAAGACCCGGAACTTAGGTACATTGCAGGAACAGGTAAGCCTGTTGCCACCTTTTCGATAGCTGTAAATAGATCTTATGTAAATAAAGAAGGAAAAAGGGAAGCTGATTTTTTCAATATCGTAGTCTGGGGAAAACCAGGAGAGAACTGTGCAAACTATCTTGCTAAAGGAAGACAGGTTGCAATTAAAGGTGCTCTTCAAACTAGATCTTATGAAACTCAAAATGGAGATAGAAGGTATGTAACAGAAGTTGTTGCAGAGAGAGTAGAATTTTTAGAATCTAAAGGTAGATCTGAAAATCAAGCTCCTTCAAATACTGGATTTGAAAAAACTTTTGAGCCAGTAGGTTTAGATACAGGAGGATTCCAGGCATTAGATGATGATGATATTCCATTCTAG
- the rpsF gene encoding 30S ribosomal protein S6, translated as MKKYELIYVLKSNIEDEAKQKIQEKIKNIIESENGQVDKVDVWGNKKLAYPIQKLSEGYYVLVNFTAGIEVPKEIERNLKISEDSIRHMIVNMEA; from the coding sequence ATGAAAAAGTATGAATTAATTTATGTATTAAAGTCTAACATAGAAGATGAGGCTAAGCAAAAGATACAAGAGAAAATTAAGAACATAATTGAATCTGAAAACGGACAAGTAGATAAGGTTGATGTTTGGGGTAACAAGAAGTTAGCATATCCTATACAAAAACTTTCTGAAGGATACTATGTATTAGTTAACTTCACTGCTGGAATCGAGGTTCCAAAGGAAATCGAAAGAAACTTAAAGATAAGCGAAGATTCAATAAGACACATGATCGTAAATATGGAAGCTTAG
- a CDS encoding IS3 family transposase, producing the protein MSKITFSKDNIERLNKNPYVKRVSEKSITYSDEFKIMFIEEYLRGSTPRTIFIDAGFDVEILGVKRYEQAAARWIKAYKKDGIIGLSDTRRVNSGRPSNAPVSKDDIISKQEAKIKLLEEQLELLKKLDVTERRLVNNCVNLTNNEVYELILKTVSKKDYSGTVSYCCSILGVSRSGYYHYLKTAPSRTIRENEDLKARDIILKAYNYRGYKKGSRSIKMTLENEFGIIYSRKKIQRIMRKYSIVCPIRKANPYRRIAKATKEHRVVPNLLQRNFKQGIPGKVLLTDITYIPYGINKMAYLSAIKDSSSNDILAYHVSDRITLDIATITIKKLVNTHKADLHDEAFIHSDQGVHYTSPKFQKLLKSHNLGQSMSRRGNCWDNAPQESFFGHMKDEVDFKTCSTLEEVINKVDNYMDYYNNYRCQWGLKKMTPKQFRNHLLNAA; encoded by the coding sequence ATGAGTAAAATTACATTTTCAAAAGACAATATTGAAAGATTAAATAAGAACCCTTATGTAAAGCGCGTTAGCGAGAAGTCAATAACATACTCTGACGAGTTTAAAATAATGTTTATTGAGGAGTATTTAAGAGGAAGCACACCACGAACTATTTTCATTGATGCTGGATTTGACGTTGAAATACTTGGTGTCAAGCGCTATGAACAGGCGGCAGCCAGATGGATAAAAGCGTACAAGAAAGATGGAATTATAGGATTAAGTGATACTAGAAGAGTGAATTCAGGCAGACCAAGTAATGCTCCAGTTTCAAAGGACGATATTATTAGCAAACAAGAAGCTAAAATAAAACTGCTTGAGGAACAATTAGAATTGCTAAAAAAGCTCGACGTGACAGAAAGGAGGCTGGTAAACAACTGCGTAAATCTAACAAATAATGAAGTATATGAGTTAATTTTAAAGACTGTGTCTAAAAAAGATTATTCAGGCACAGTTTCTTATTGCTGCTCAATTTTAGGGGTTTCACGTTCAGGTTATTATCATTATTTAAAGACAGCACCTTCTAGAACTATAAGGGAGAATGAAGATTTAAAAGCTAGAGATATTATATTAAAGGCTTATAATTATAGAGGTTATAAGAAAGGTTCTAGATCAATTAAAATGACACTAGAAAATGAGTTTGGTATTATATACAGTAGAAAAAAAATCCAAAGGATTATGCGAAAATACAGTATAGTATGTCCTATAAGAAAAGCCAATCCGTATAGAAGAATAGCCAAAGCGACAAAAGAACATAGAGTAGTACCTAATCTGCTACAGAGAAATTTCAAACAGGGTATTCCTGGCAAGGTGCTACTTACTGATATCACATACATCCCTTACGGGATAAATAAAATGGCATATTTATCAGCTATCAAAGATAGCTCTAGTAACGATATTCTAGCATATCATGTATCTGATCGAATTACTTTAGATATAGCTACAATTACAATTAAAAAATTAGTTAATACACATAAAGCTGATTTACATGATGAAGCTTTTATCCATTCTGACCAAGGGGTCCACTATACAAGCCCTAAATTCCAAAAATTACTAAAAAGCCATAATCTAGGACAATCCATGTCTAGACGTGGTAACTGCTGGGATAATGCACCTCAAGAATCCTTCTTTGGTCATATGAAGGATGAAGTAGATTTCAAAACATGTTCTACACTTGAAGAAGTAATTAATAAAGTTGATAATTACATGGATTACTATAATAATTATAGATGTCAATGGGGATTAAAAAAGATGACTCCTAAACAATTTAGAAATCATCTTTTGAATGCAGCTTAA
- a CDS encoding PLP-dependent aminotransferase family protein yields the protein MAVKFADRMDNLKASEIRELLKLTEKPEIISFAGGLPAPELFPVEEMKNVAVKVLEEGGQQALQYAATEGFGPLREVIANRMNTKFNTKVSADEILITSGSQQGLDFSGKIFLNEDDVVLCESPSYLGALNAFKSYGPKFIEVPTDENGMIMEELEKILETTENVKMMYVIPDFQNPTGRTWPLERRKKFMEIVNKFEIPVLEDNPYGELRFEGDILPSLKSMDEKGLIIFLGSFSKIFCPGFRIGWVCAEHEILEKYIMIKQSSDLQTSTIGQREVAKFMELYDLDAHVEKIKDVYRVRRDLMLNTMKAEFPEGLKYTYPEGGLFTWVELPQGIDAKDVMAKCLENNVAFVPGGSFFPNGGKDNTFRLNYSNMTDERIVDGIKRLAKALKEFM from the coding sequence ATGGCTGTAAAATTTGCTGATCGTATGGATAATCTTAAAGCTTCTGAAATTCGTGAATTATTAAAGTTAACAGAGAAACCAGAAATAATATCTTTTGCAGGAGGACTTCCAGCACCAGAATTATTTCCAGTTGAAGAAATGAAAAATGTTGCTGTTAAAGTTCTTGAAGAAGGTGGACAACAAGCATTACAATATGCTGCCACAGAAGGATTCGGACCATTAAGAGAAGTAATTGCAAATAGAATGAACACAAAATTCAACACTAAAGTTAGTGCTGATGAAATATTAATAACAAGTGGTTCTCAACAAGGATTAGATTTCTCAGGAAAGATATTCTTAAATGAAGATGATGTTGTTTTATGTGAAAGTCCTTCTTACTTAGGAGCATTAAACGCATTTAAATCATATGGACCTAAATTCATAGAAGTTCCAACTGATGAAAATGGAATGATAATGGAAGAGCTTGAGAAGATACTTGAAACAACTGAAAATGTTAAAATGATGTATGTAATTCCAGATTTCCAAAACCCAACAGGTAGAACTTGGCCTTTAGAAAGACGTAAAAAGTTCATGGAAATAGTAAATAAATTCGAAATACCAGTATTAGAAGATAACCCATATGGAGAATTAAGATTTGAAGGAGATATATTACCTTCATTAAAATCTATGGACGAAAAAGGATTAATAATATTCCTTGGAAGTTTCTCTAAGATATTCTGCCCAGGATTCAGAATTGGTTGGGTATGTGCTGAGCATGAAATATTAGAAAAATACATAATGATAAAACAAAGTTCAGATTTACAAACTTCTACAATCGGACAAAGAGAAGTTGCTAAATTCATGGAATTATATGATTTAGATGCTCACGTAGAAAAAATTAAAGATGTTTACAGAGTTCGTAGAGATTTAATGTTAAATACTATGAAAGCTGAATTCCCAGAAGGATTAAAATACACTTATCCAGAGGGTGGATTATTCACTTGGGTAGAACTTCCACAAGGAATAGATGCTAAAGATGTAATGGCTAAATGTTTAGAGAATAATGTAGCTTTCGTTCCAGGAGGATCTTTCTTCCCTAATGGTGGAAAAGACAATACATTCAGATTAAACTACTCTAACATGACAGATGAAAGAATAGTTGATGGAATAAAGAGACTTGCAAAAGCATTAAAAGAATTTATGTAG
- a CDS encoding DUF951 domain-containing protein: MPMKIEVGDKVVLKKNHPCGGNTFEIMRCGMDFRIKCENCNKQLWIERSELEKRIKNLTKKLDER, from the coding sequence ATGCCTATGAAAATAGAAGTAGGAGATAAAGTAGTACTTAAAAAAAATCACCCTTGTGGAGGAAACACATTTGAAATAATGAGATGTGGAATGGATTTTAGAATAAAATGTGAAAATTGCAATAAACAATTGTGGATAGAAAGATCAGAACTTGAAAAAAGAATAAAAAATTTAACAAAAAAACTTGACGAAAGATAG
- a CDS encoding DUF3343 domain-containing protein: MHDIYVISFNSTHHAIRFEKRLKELELNIKTIPTPREITSSCGLSIMFSKDNIDTIKNNIDDLKIDYYGVFNIKKIDDGKKELTKLY; the protein is encoded by the coding sequence ATGCACGATATATATGTAATAAGTTTTAACTCGACTCATCATGCTATAAGATTTGAAAAAAGATTAAAAGAATTAGAATTAAATATAAAAACAATACCTACTCCAAGGGAAATAACTTCTAGTTGTGGTCTGTCTATAATGTTTTCAAAAGACAATATAGATACTATTAAGAATAATATAGATGATTTGAAAATAGATTATTATGGCGTATTTAATATAAAAAAAATAGATGACGGGAAAAAGGAATTAACTAAGTTATATTAG
- the yedF gene encoding sulfurtransferase-like selenium metabolism protein YedF has translation MRIEVDARGLNCPLPVIKTKKELENINDGIVVTIVDNEIAKENVLKLVNSMKCESKINQEENNYYIEITKGEFEELESMQEEITQKQEVDDNTVVFISSNVMGRGSDELGEILINGFIYTLSQTTPYPKSIIFVNSAVKLTTENENTIDNLKLLEEEGVEILSCGTCLDYLNLKNMLKVGQTSNMYDIVERLRNSSNTISI, from the coding sequence ATGAGAATAGAAGTAGATGCGAGAGGGCTTAATTGTCCACTTCCGGTTATAAAAACTAAGAAAGAATTAGAAAATATTAATGACGGAATAGTAGTTACTATAGTTGACAATGAAATAGCAAAAGAAAACGTATTAAAGCTAGTAAATTCAATGAAATGTGAATCTAAAATAAATCAAGAAGAAAATAACTATTATATAGAAATTACAAAGGGTGAGTTTGAAGAACTTGAATCAATGCAAGAAGAAATTACTCAAAAACAAGAAGTTGATGATAATACAGTTGTATTTATATCATCAAATGTAATGGGAAGAGGTTCAGATGAATTAGGAGAAATTCTTATAAATGGTTTTATATACACTTTATCCCAGACAACTCCGTATCCAAAATCGATAATATTTGTTAATTCAGCAGTTAAATTGACAACAGAAAATGAAAATACTATCGATAATTTAAAATTATTAGAAGAAGAAGGAGTAGAAATATTGTCTTGTGGGACATGTTTAGATTATTTAAATCTGAAAAATATGTTAAAAGTTGGACAAACTTCTAATATGTACGACATTGTAGAAAGACTTAGAAACTCTAGCAATACTATATCTATATAG
- a CDS encoding CvpA family protein produces MNLNYIDFIIIIFIGLFALKGFHLGFIKSLFNLVKYLISIFICKMFYKTVIDYIIQNDNIYRPLSNFINNILINIMKNDTLTQPTTKILIQVIVILIMFIVSNLVLELVINFIDDIFKFAPLKVLNKSMGFLFGGLKGFLILLIILTLINPFLITFEKQQLIVDLNNSFLLKYLYMYNFLFKYFNDFIEIFNNYKVWSML; encoded by the coding sequence ATGAATTTGAATTACATAGATTTTATAATAATAATATTTATAGGTTTATTCGCTTTGAAAGGATTTCATTTAGGATTTATAAAATCATTATTCAATCTAGTAAAATATTTGATATCTATATTTATATGCAAAATGTTTTATAAGACTGTGATAGATTATATAATTCAAAATGACAATATATATAGACCTTTGAGTAATTTTATAAATAATATATTAATTAATATAATGAAAAACGATACTTTAACTCAACCGACAACGAAGATTTTAATACAGGTAATAGTTATTCTTATTATGTTTATTGTAAGTAATTTAGTGTTAGAATTGGTTATAAACTTTATAGATGATATATTCAAATTCGCACCGCTTAAGGTTTTAAATAAAAGTATGGGATTTTTATTTGGAGGATTAAAAGGATTTTTAATCTTATTAATAATACTTACTTTAATAAATCCGTTTTTAATTACATTTGAAAAACAGCAGCTTATAGTAGATTTGAATAACTCATTCTTACTTAAATATTTGTACATGTATAATTTTTTGTTCAAATATTTCAATGATTTCATTGAAATATTCAATAATTACAAGGTATGGAGTATGTTATAA
- a CDS encoding DUF5711 family protein, whose amino-acid sequence MKKNKIVVILIILIIIFLNPKTINIIKSKISNSKVSIEEIKEISYGYSNNTSFIEYRDGFLMYDGKSLKYIDSEAQRVFDLNIRIENYSIDTNNSNIYLLDKMKKEVYIIDKKGALTKKLKLKENALMVKALYNNDFLIHYTTDVDVEGAKLYSYKGEEIQDISIPQITINLLQVDKDTSNFVISGISIKDDRLYNNIFYYNKKGELIFSYNIENKVFAKTLFLDDKLILVDPKYIEIKDLSDEKVKKINLDEEIQYIDIIDEEIVVIDSNKKIIYIDKFGKEKNKEYDMKNIKGIKSIGDQKILYSDRSIYLPENKEKKDFTKDILDVFTIYDNSVIVIFRGYIKFLNIN is encoded by the coding sequence GTGAAGAAGAATAAGATTGTAGTAATTTTGATTATATTAATAATAATATTTTTAAATCCTAAAACTATAAATATTATTAAAAGCAAAATAAGCAATTCTAAAGTTAGTATAGAGGAAATAAAAGAGATATCATATGGATATTCTAATAATACTTCATTTATAGAATATAGAGATGGATTTTTAATGTATGATGGAAAATCTTTAAAATATATAGATAGTGAAGCTCAAAGGGTATTTGATTTAAATATAAGAATAGAAAATTACAGTATAGATACAAATAATTCAAATATATATCTATTAGATAAAATGAAGAAAGAAGTGTATATAATAGATAAAAAAGGAGCATTAACTAAAAAATTAAAATTAAAAGAAAATGCTTTAATGGTAAAGGCTTTATATAATAACGATTTTTTGATTCACTATACAACTGATGTAGATGTTGAAGGAGCTAAACTTTACAGTTATAAAGGAGAAGAGATTCAAGATATATCAATACCTCAAATAACAATAAATTTACTCCAGGTAGATAAAGATACCAGTAACTTTGTAATAAGTGGAATCAGCATCAAAGATGATAGGCTTTATAACAATATATTTTATTATAATAAAAAAGGAGAATTGATTTTTTCTTATAATATAGAGAATAAAGTTTTTGCAAAAACTTTGTTTTTGGATGATAAACTAATCCTAGTTGATCCAAAGTACATAGAAATTAAAGATCTAAGCGATGAAAAAGTAAAAAAAATAAATTTAGATGAAGAAATCCAATATATAGATATTATAGATGAAGAAATAGTAGTAATAGATTCTAATAAAAAAATCATATATATTGATAAGTTTGGGAAAGAAAAAAATAAAGAGTATGATATGAAAAATATAAAAGGAATTAAAAGTATAGGAGATCAAAAAATATTATATTCTGATAGAAGTATATATCTTCCTGAAAACAAAGAAAAAAAGGACTTTACAAAAGACATTCTGGATGTATTTACAATATATGATAACAGTGTTATAGTCATTTTCAGAGGATATATTAAGTTTCTAAATATAAATTAA